A window of the Thalassospira indica genome harbors these coding sequences:
- a CDS encoding ABC transporter permease, which yields MATASLETRENRRAWGFVTPALLWTVAFFVIPFIVMAAISLATRKGREIVMAWNFDNYIEFFEKAHLLKGLFVSLEITFTVTIISVILAYPLAWIIAERVPQKWQRMALIMAILPFWTSYVVRSYSWLLVLAQNGVINNTLVYLGVISEPLELASTRTATVIGFVHFFVMLLTLTIYANLVQMPPNYRRAAADLGANGFQVFWHVVLPLTLPGIMVGAFLTFVLCIGDYITPQILGGNNELALPQVIMLQLGRRADFPMAATLSIILMVVVTMAYIACARWLKMERT from the coding sequence ATGGCCACTGCCAGCCTTGAAACACGCGAAAATCGCCGCGCATGGGGCTTTGTGACCCCGGCCCTGCTGTGGACCGTCGCGTTTTTCGTTATTCCCTTTATCGTCATGGCCGCGATCAGCTTGGCGACCCGCAAGGGGCGCGAAATCGTCATGGCATGGAATTTCGACAATTACATCGAGTTCTTTGAAAAGGCCCATTTGCTGAAAGGTCTTTTTGTCTCGCTTGAAATCACCTTCACGGTCACCATCATTTCCGTGATCCTTGCCTATCCGCTGGCCTGGATCATTGCCGAACGCGTGCCCCAGAAATGGCAGCGCATGGCGCTGATCATGGCGATCCTGCCATTCTGGACAAGCTATGTGGTGCGGTCCTATTCCTGGCTTCTGGTGCTGGCGCAAAACGGCGTGATCAATAACACTCTGGTTTATCTGGGTGTGATTTCCGAACCACTCGAACTGGCCAGCACACGAACCGCCACCGTCATCGGCTTTGTGCATTTCTTTGTCATGCTGCTGACGCTCACGATCTATGCCAATCTGGTGCAGATGCCGCCGAACTATCGACGCGCCGCCGCCGATCTTGGTGCAAACGGGTTTCAGGTGTTCTGGCATGTTGTGTTACCGCTCACATTGCCGGGCATTATGGTCGGTGCGTTCCTGACCTTTGTGCTGTGTATTGGCGATTACATCACGCCACAGATCCTGGGCGGCAACAATGAGCTCGCCCTGCCCCAGGTCATCATGCTCCAACTCGGCCGACGGGCAGATTTCCCGATGGCCGCCACGCTTTCGATCATTCTGATGGTGGTGGTAACGATGGCCTATATTGCCTGTGCGCGCTGGCTCAAGATGGAGAGAACGTAA
- a CDS encoding LysR family transcriptional regulator, which produces MEHAHHLDDLAIFARLVEAGSLRRGSTALRMPVATISRRLQKLETALGCKLLQRGGNGFALTEAGREYYDRLKPMLLELSTQLHEIDQRQSQCVGLLRVGMPVNLAVQWLDRFLSDFMTRYPRIDLHVTLSNRTLDQQEAPFDVAIRVGKQTQKSLMVKRLTGTWLVLCCAPAYLARRAAPTAPDQLIDHDLIVARPLTTWRFRHPQNGAVETFGVSGRFSVDEMELATRMIVNGHGIGLIPNSMIAGHLKKGNLAPLLTEWETDQRDFYAVWHESDFMPMRQRVFIDELTHFAATNPPDV; this is translated from the coding sequence ATGGAACACGCACATCACCTTGATGATCTGGCGATCTTTGCCCGGCTGGTGGAGGCCGGCAGTCTGCGCCGGGGATCAACGGCCCTGCGAATGCCGGTTGCGACAATTAGTCGTCGTTTGCAAAAACTTGAAACAGCCCTTGGATGCAAGCTGCTTCAACGCGGCGGCAATGGCTTTGCCCTGACCGAGGCAGGACGCGAATATTATGATCGGCTCAAACCGATGTTGCTTGAGCTCAGCACACAGCTTCATGAAATCGATCAGCGCCAAAGTCAGTGCGTCGGTCTGCTGCGGGTCGGCATGCCGGTCAATCTGGCAGTGCAATGGCTTGATCGGTTTTTATCCGATTTCATGACGCGGTATCCCCGGATCGATTTGCATGTCACACTATCGAACAGAACCCTTGACCAGCAGGAGGCACCATTTGATGTCGCCATCCGGGTCGGCAAGCAAACCCAGAAATCCCTGATGGTCAAACGGCTGACCGGCACCTGGCTGGTGCTGTGTTGCGCACCGGCATATCTGGCGCGCAGGGCCGCACCGACGGCCCCCGATCAACTGATCGATCACGATCTGATCGTTGCCCGACCGCTTACCACCTGGCGTTTTCGCCATCCTCAAAACGGTGCGGTTGAAACCTTTGGCGTTTCCGGACGTTTCAGCGTTGATGAAATGGAACTTGCCACCCGCATGATCGTGAACGGGCATGGCATTGGCCTGATCCCAAACAGCATGATCGCCGGCCATTTAAAGAAGGGCAATCTTGCGCCCCTTTTGACAGAATGGGAAACCGATCAGCGTGACTTTTATGCCGTCTGGCATGAAAGCGATTTCATGCCGATGCGCCAGCGCGTCTTCATCGACGAACTCACGCACTTTGCCGCAACCAACCCGCCAGACGTTTAA
- a CDS encoding MBL fold metallo-hydrolase, translating to MMIDRAKPEDWYSLKTVGDDVTYIGEPFIEEFYRCNIWHVRGRDGDMLVDSGMGVVSLTGWVPLVTERSVQAVASHTHFDHIGCHHEFENRVCHRCEADLLAAPTRKNTLADPYVTDEIFTKLPPLPYASTTYAVKAAPATRIVEDGDVIDLGDRHFEVIHTPGHSPGGIALWEKATGILFSGDIVYDGPLIEDTYHANAADYVRSMERLYDLPVRVVHGGHFASYGAERHREIIKNWLRERT from the coding sequence ATGATGATCGACCGCGCCAAACCCGAAGACTGGTATAGCCTGAAAACTGTCGGCGATGACGTGACCTATATCGGCGAGCCGTTTATCGAGGAATTTTACCGCTGCAACATCTGGCATGTGCGTGGGCGTGATGGCGACATGCTGGTCGATAGTGGCATGGGCGTTGTATCGCTGACCGGGTGGGTGCCGCTTGTCACCGAACGTAGCGTTCAGGCGGTTGCCAGCCACACCCATTTTGACCATATCGGCTGCCACCATGAATTTGAAAACCGTGTGTGCCATCGGTGTGAGGCCGATCTCCTGGCCGCGCCAACGCGCAAGAACACACTTGCTGATCCCTATGTCACCGACGAGATTTTCACAAAACTGCCGCCGCTTCCCTATGCCTCGACCACCTATGCAGTCAAGGCCGCACCGGCGACCCGGATTGTCGAGGACGGCGATGTGATTGACCTGGGCGACCGCCATTTCGAGGTCATCCACACACCGGGCCATTCACCGGGCGGTATTGCCCTTTGGGAAAAGGCCACCGGCATCCTGTTTTCCGGCGACATTGTTTATGATGGACCTTTGATCGAAGACACTTATCATGCAAATGCAGCTGACTATGTTCGATCGATGGAACGGCTTTATGATTTGCCGGTCCGGGTCGTGCATGGCGGGCATTTCGCCAGTTACGGGGCCGAACGCCACCGGGAAATCATAAAAAACTGGCTGAGGGAACGAACCTGA
- a CDS encoding ABC transporter permease: MISSRFSKLLSWSYLAALYGFIFLPVAVLVLFSFQDGRLPVPPFNGATLKWYGEVFSDGRLMSALGNSLMVALGSATVACVLGFCAAYGLARFVLPASRLQRGLLIAPMTVSYLIIALGLLTTFNWLGISLSLWTVGIGHVVINLPLCFAIIYASMGNHQKNIERAARDLGAAEWQVMTQVSAPMLMPSILAAFFLSVTFSWDEFIIAFLLSRFDVTLPVEIWSMLRSGLNPKTNAVGSVVFLVSVALLLILELIVFRRTAKK, encoded by the coding sequence ATGATCTCTTCACGCTTTTCCAAACTGCTGTCCTGGTCCTATCTGGCGGCACTTTATGGCTTCATCTTTTTGCCCGTGGCGGTTCTTGTGCTGTTTTCCTTTCAGGATGGTCGCCTGCCGGTGCCACCCTTTAATGGCGCGACCCTTAAATGGTATGGCGAGGTATTTTCTGACGGCCGTCTGATGTCGGCCCTTGGCAATTCGCTGATGGTTGCCCTTGGCTCGGCCACAGTTGCCTGTGTGCTTGGTTTCTGTGCGGCCTATGGGCTGGCGCGCTTTGTTCTACCCGCATCGCGCTTGCAACGTGGCCTTTTGATTGCGCCAATGACGGTCAGTTACCTGATCATTGCGCTGGGCTTGCTGACCACCTTTAACTGGCTTGGTATTTCGCTGTCGCTTTGGACGGTCGGGATCGGGCATGTGGTGATCAATCTGCCGCTGTGCTTTGCGATTATTTATGCCTCCATGGGCAATCATCAGAAAAATATCGAACGAGCCGCCCGCGATCTGGGTGCCGCCGAATGGCAGGTGATGACGCAGGTGTCTGCCCCGATGTTGATGCCATCGATCCTTGCGGCCTTTTTCCTGTCGGTAACGTTTAGCTGGGATGAATTCATCATCGCATTCTTGCTGTCGCGCTTTGACGTCACCCTGCCGGTTGAAATCTGGAGCATGTTGCGTTCGGGCCTGAACCCGAAAACCAACGCGGTTGGGAGTGTTGTCTTCCTGGTATCGGTTGCGCTGCTGCTTATTCTTGAATTGATTGTCTTTAGAAGGACGGCAAAGAAATGA
- a CDS encoding DUF2798 domain-containing protein, translating to MFAADDRPNMRTPMFPPHMHRFVFAFFMSLWLCFLMTGIVTLLNTGMDADYPLRWANAFMVSWPIGYSLVVLSAGKVGKITARLVRQPA from the coding sequence ATGTTTGCCGCCGATGACAGACCAAACATGAGGACACCAATGTTTCCCCCTCACATGCACCGCTTCGTCTTTGCCTTTTTTATGTCGCTCTGGCTTTGCTTTTTGATGACGGGCATCGTCACATTGCTCAATACCGGCATGGATGCAGACTATCCGCTACGATGGGCCAATGCTTTCATGGTTTCCTGGCCAATTGGCTATTCTCTGGTGGTACTCAGTGCCGGAAAAGTCGGCAAGATTACCGCACGCCTGGTGCGCCAGCCTGCCTGA
- a CDS encoding ABC transporter ATP-binding protein: MTAPVSIRNATKIFGDFTALDDISLEIAAGEYIVLLGPSGCGKTTLLSLLGGFLSPSSGTIEINGKDMGDVAPAKRPTTTMFQDYALFPHMSLRDNVAFGLKMRKVGKSERHAKAEELLDMVGLKTSANKKPHELSGGQRQRVALARALAVEPDVLLLDEPLGALDLKLRRQMQDELKAIQKRVGTTFVHVTHDQEEAMAIADRIVVMNAGRIEDVGSPENIYMQPKTIFTASFMGEVNFIPGTFESATDSTISVKTPLGTVELPEFECRGFTPGASVTLAIRPEHFRASTGTGSRITLGKAKVEDGSFFGTHHRAHLSPLDYPNMTITAHMPQSAIIEPGAWVELTLDPTSVVVLHGHPPRPTPESAAL; encoded by the coding sequence ATGACCGCCCCTGTCTCCATTCGCAACGCCACCAAGATTTTTGGCGACTTTACCGCCCTTGACGATATCAGCCTCGAAATCGCGGCGGGCGAATATATCGTCCTGCTGGGCCCATCGGGCTGCGGCAAGACCACCTTGCTGTCGCTTCTTGGCGGGTTCCTGTCGCCATCCAGTGGCACGATTGAAATCAATGGCAAGGATATGGGCGATGTCGCGCCCGCCAAACGCCCGACCACCACGATGTTTCAGGATTACGCCCTGTTCCCGCATATGAGCTTGCGCGACAATGTCGCCTTTGGCCTTAAAATGCGCAAGGTCGGCAAATCCGAACGCCACGCCAAGGCCGAAGAACTGCTTGATATGGTCGGGCTTAAGACATCGGCCAACAAGAAACCGCATGAACTTTCAGGTGGGCAGCGTCAACGCGTTGCCCTTGCCCGTGCACTGGCGGTTGAGCCCGATGTGCTGTTGCTTGATGAACCGCTGGGTGCGCTCGACCTCAAACTCCGTCGTCAGATGCAGGACGAACTTAAAGCTATCCAGAAACGGGTTGGCACCACCTTTGTCCACGTCACCCATGATCAGGAAGAGGCCATGGCGATTGCCGATCGGATCGTGGTGATGAATGCCGGCCGGATCGAAGATGTCGGAAGCCCCGAAAACATCTATATGCAGCCCAAGACGATTTTCACCGCAAGCTTCATGGGCGAAGTCAATTTCATCCCCGGCACATTTGAAAGCGCAACCGACAGCACCATTTCCGTCAAGACACCGCTTGGTACTGTTGAACTGCCTGAATTCGAATGCAGGGGCTTTACCCCCGGTGCATCGGTCACCCTTGCCATTCGCCCGGAACACTTCCGTGCCAGCACCGGGACTGGCTCGCGCATCACGCTGGGCAAGGCCAAGGTCGAAGACGGATCGTTCTTTGGCACCCATCATCGCGCCCATCTAAGCCCGCTTGATTACCCCAACATGACGATCACCGCCCACATGCCACAATCGGCCATCATCGAACCGGGGGCATGGGTTGAACTGACCCTTGATCCAACCTCGGTTGTGGTGCTGCATGGCCATCCGCCCCGCCCCACACCAGAAAGTGCTGCCCTATGA
- a CDS encoding DUF2254 domain-containing protein — protein sequence MVQRLIRVWEFLTYSLWVSPLLFALGGAAFAVGIMAAPQDILRDLFPSLLPGFDEIQAVRGLLETLLATLVTLTTFALSITMVVLTLAAGSLGPRMIRNFMGDNKTQNALGTFVGSILFLITSLMLMGEKPETAPVPHLAVTVGIALFVISVFVLILFVHHLGRSIVADEVIQRVGKNLEETIQSASNTLTDPIKAAEKAQTTLPDPQDIPRDQAICVASSGYVQGVDYEKICEIAKQTDTRISLVIRAGQHVLIGDIVGRITPLKDYVSKQAQDNIEQCHADILEAIMIGSHRTAMLDVEFALRQLVEVALRALSPGINDPFTAIAAIYRLGDALPHAVQFRYPVGIWRDDDDQVRLHAMMSDFGGMLGAAYDQIRQSATAKPDVLLPMAEILESLMRLAETDHQREVLRTHARMIANAAERDIPEENDRKTVLRAANRVLHHQEPAHR from the coding sequence ATGGTTCAACGCCTGATCCGCGTCTGGGAATTTCTGACCTATAGCCTGTGGGTATCGCCTTTGCTTTTTGCGCTGGGCGGTGCGGCCTTTGCGGTTGGCATTATGGCAGCCCCCCAGGATATCCTGCGCGACCTGTTCCCCAGCCTGTTGCCCGGGTTTGATGAAATCCAGGCGGTGCGCGGCTTGCTTGAAACCCTGTTGGCCACGTTGGTCACCCTGACGACCTTTGCCCTGTCGATCACGATGGTGGTTCTCACCCTTGCCGCCGGATCACTTGGACCGCGCATGATCCGCAACTTCATGGGCGATAACAAAACCCAGAACGCGCTGGGCACCTTTGTTGGCAGCATCCTGTTTTTGATCACCTCGCTGATGCTGATGGGCGAAAAACCGGAAACGGCACCGGTACCGCATCTGGCTGTGACGGTCGGTATCGCGCTGTTTGTCATCAGCGTTTTTGTCCTGATCCTGTTTGTCCATCATCTTGGCCGGTCGATCGTTGCCGACGAGGTCATTCAGCGTGTTGGCAAAAACCTTGAAGAAACCATTCAGTCAGCCAGCAATACCTTGACCGATCCGATCAAGGCCGCCGAAAAGGCCCAGACAACCCTGCCAGACCCACAGGACATCCCCCGCGATCAGGCCATTTGCGTCGCGTCTTCGGGATATGTGCAGGGCGTGGATTATGAAAAAATCTGTGAGATCGCCAAACAGACGGATACGCGTATCTCGCTTGTGATCCGTGCAGGCCAACACGTGCTGATCGGTGATATCGTCGGACGCATCACCCCCTTGAAGGATTACGTCTCCAAACAGGCACAAGACAATATCGAACAATGCCACGCTGATATTCTTGAGGCGATCATGATCGGATCGCACCGCACGGCCATGCTGGATGTCGAATTTGCCCTGCGCCAACTGGTCGAAGTCGCCCTGCGCGCCCTGTCACCGGGCATCAATGACCCGTTCACGGCCATTGCCGCGATCTATCGTCTGGGGGACGCGCTTCCACATGCCGTGCAGTTCCGCTATCCGGTCGGCATCTGGCGCGATGATGACGATCAAGTTCGCCTGCATGCCATGATGTCCGATTTTGGCGGCATGCTTGGGGCGGCCTATGACCAGATCCGCCAGTCTGCGACGGCAAAGCCGGATGTGTTGTTGCCGATGGCTGAAATCCTTGAAAGCCTGATGCGGCTGGCAGAGACCGATCATCAACGCGAAGTGCTGCGCACCCACGCCCGCATGATCGCCAATGCCGCGGAACGTGACATCCCGGAAGAAAACGACCGCAAAACAGTCCTGCGCGCCGCCAACCGTGTCTTGCATCACCAGGAACCGGCCCACCGTTGA
- a CDS encoding tetratricopeptide repeat protein has protein sequence MNAMSFSDMGLAALKQRQYDAAINMLRQALGEDMDNLDARFGLARALHEKGSIIEAIGEYRTVLQSDGGHEDCLHHIARALLENGDARGTLNHIDIVLRTKPTDPEMLTLRGQALIELERYDAALSALQTAAHHNPGSENIHRLIATCHRANEDFEGERRAVEQLLRINPSSLAASNDLGVINLREGHLIAAFEAFEQILSQDANHPQATLNRAIALTVMGGMDHDAIWNRVMEVCDEIDNLEDIRAAADQLAKLPDTARKGTPEAEALIGKAAIEQVDI, from the coding sequence ATGAATGCAATGTCCTTTTCTGATATGGGGCTTGCCGCCTTGAAGCAGCGACAGTATGACGCTGCAATCAACATGCTGCGCCAGGCACTTGGCGAAGATATGGATAATCTGGATGCCCGTTTCGGGCTGGCGCGTGCACTTCATGAAAAAGGTTCGATCATCGAAGCAATCGGTGAGTATCGCACGGTGCTGCAATCTGATGGGGGTCATGAAGACTGCCTGCATCACATTGCACGCGCATTGCTTGAAAACGGTGACGCACGTGGCACACTGAACCATATTGATATCGTGCTGCGCACCAAACCGACTGATCCTGAAATGCTGACCTTGCGCGGGCAGGCATTGATCGAGCTGGAACGCTATGACGCCGCCCTTTCTGCCCTGCAAACCGCCGCCCATCACAATCCCGGATCAGAGAACATCCACCGTCTGATCGCCACATGCCATCGCGCCAACGAGGATTTTGAAGGCGAACGGCGTGCGGTTGAACAGCTGCTTCGGATCAATCCGTCCTCGCTTGCTGCATCGAACGATTTGGGTGTGATCAATCTGCGTGAAGGCCATCTGATCGCAGCCTTTGAGGCGTTTGAACAAATCCTGTCCCAGGATGCCAACCATCCGCAGGCAACGCTTAATCGCGCCATCGCCCTGACCGTTATGGGCGGGATGGATCATGACGCGATCTGGAACCGGGTGATGGAAGTCTGTGACGAGATCGATAACCTTGAGGATATCCGGGCGGCCGCCGATCAACTGGCAAAGCTGCCCGACACTGCGCGCAAGGGCACGCCCGAGGCAGAGGCCCTGATCGGCAAAGCAGCCATAGAACAAGTCGATATCTGA
- a CDS encoding aldehyde dehydrogenase family protein: MDNAGKFYINGKWVDPISSEKMDVINPATEEVITQITLASEEDVDLAVAAAKRAFESYSQTTLEQRLGWLENLLAIYKRRYDEVADTITMELGAPTTMSHEQQAAAGTAHLEDFIVALKKLKTEEILYNGELLLREPIGVCGLITPWNWPINQIVLKVIPALATGCTCVLKPSEFTPLNAMLYAEMIHEAGFPAGAFNMVQGAGPVAGATLSRHPDITMMSFTGSTRAGKAITKDASENIKRVTLELGGKSPNIVFDDVDIEDRIAWSVNAVFNNSGQTCDAPTRMLVQRSIYDDAVKVAKRVGEQASVGDPTKEGSHIGPLVSHIQFDRVQTLIQAGIDEGATLLVGGAGKPDDTNEGYFVKPTIFADVNNNMRIAREEIFGPVVSMIPFDTEEEAIEIANDTPYGLAAYVQTPDAQKADRVARKLRAGMVLLNGSSPMAGSPFGGYKQSGNGREGGLFGLEDFMEIKMIHKL, from the coding sequence ATGGATAACGCAGGCAAATTTTACATCAACGGCAAATGGGTTGATCCGATTTCCTCGGAAAAGATGGACGTGATCAATCCGGCCACCGAAGAAGTCATCACCCAAATCACTTTGGCCAGCGAAGAAGACGTCGACCTTGCCGTCGCCGCGGCCAAGCGCGCCTTTGAAAGCTACAGCCAGACCACGCTCGAACAGCGCCTTGGCTGGCTTGAAAACCTGCTTGCGATCTATAAGCGCCGCTATGACGAAGTCGCCGATACCATCACCATGGAACTCGGCGCGCCGACCACCATGTCACACGAACAGCAGGCCGCAGCCGGCACGGCACATCTCGAAGACTTCATTGTTGCGCTTAAAAAGCTCAAGACTGAGGAAATCCTTTATAATGGCGAGCTTTTGTTGCGTGAACCGATCGGAGTTTGTGGCCTGATCACCCCGTGGAACTGGCCGATCAACCAGATCGTGCTTAAGGTCATCCCGGCCCTTGCCACGGGCTGCACCTGTGTGTTGAAACCATCCGAATTCACGCCGCTTAATGCCATGCTTTATGCCGAAATGATCCATGAGGCGGGCTTCCCGGCCGGGGCCTTTAACATGGTTCAGGGGGCCGGTCCGGTCGCCGGTGCGACCCTGTCACGTCATCCTGACATCACCATGATGTCGTTTACCGGATCGACCCGTGCGGGCAAGGCGATCACCAAGGATGCGTCGGAAAACATCAAACGCGTCACGCTTGAGCTCGGCGGCAAATCGCCCAATATCGTGTTTGATGATGTCGATATTGAAGACCGCATCGCCTGGAGTGTGAATGCCGTTTTCAACAACTCCGGCCAGACCTGCGATGCGCCGACCCGCATGCTGGTGCAACGCTCGATCTATGATGACGCGGTCAAGGTTGCCAAACGCGTTGGCGAACAGGCATCCGTCGGCGATCCGACCAAGGAAGGCAGCCATATCGGCCCGCTGGTCAGCCACATTCAGTTTGACCGGGTTCAGACCCTTATTCAGGCTGGCATTGACGAAGGTGCGACCCTTCTTGTTGGCGGTGCGGGCAAGCCCGACGACACCAATGAAGGCTACTTCGTCAAACCGACCATCTTTGCCGATGTGAACAACAATATGCGCATCGCACGCGAGGAAATCTTTGGCCCGGTGGTTTCGATGATCCCGTTCGACACCGAAGAAGAGGCGATTGAGATCGCCAATGATACGCCCTATGGCCTTGCCGCCTATGTCCAGACCCCGGATGCCCAAAAGGCCGACCGCGTTGCCCGCAAACTGCGCGCTGGCATGGTGTTGCTCAATGGCTCCTCCCCAATGGCGGGCAGTCCGTTTGGCGGCTACAAGCAATCGGGCAATGGCCGCGAAGGCGGGTTGTTTGGCCTTGAAGACTTCATGGAAATCAAGATGATCCATAAGCTTTAA
- a CDS encoding ABC transporter substrate-binding protein translates to MFRHVSTGKTRNKFLSSTATFILGAVAMTQSAYATEELNALVWCDHTDPALIAPFEEKYDVKVNLKEYEGTGAGLSIIEQSRPGDWDVFVIDGVDVHRAVEMDVLAEIPADVLPTSDIFPEVVMADNNVVDGKTYAVTEKFGYNTISFDKTKVDPKDMEDMSVIWSDKYAGRIAVYDYYLPVIGLVGLGLGIDTADLGADDMPAIKEKLFAMKKVSKQVGEVVSSQTALATGEVDILVGGGEWITAVLSEDKPNLDWIIPKQGGLRWAQSIGVMKDSEKPDLALKFVQYIMSPEGQARLATSSCYWGMPANAKAGDNLTDAQKAALRWDDQEGYLKNSQLYPIPDADLDAEMQDAWVEMLQQ, encoded by the coding sequence ATGTTTCGTCACGTTTCCACGGGGAAGACCCGCAATAAGTTTCTGAGCAGCACTGCGACCTTTATTCTGGGCGCTGTTGCCATGACGCAAAGCGCGTACGCGACCGAAGAATTGAATGCTTTGGTCTGGTGCGACCATACCGATCCGGCGCTGATCGCGCCGTTCGAAGAAAAATACGACGTCAAAGTAAACCTCAAGGAATACGAAGGCACCGGTGCCGGGCTTTCGATCATTGAACAATCCCGTCCGGGCGACTGGGATGTGTTTGTGATTGACGGCGTTGACGTCCATCGCGCGGTTGAAATGGATGTTCTGGCCGAAATCCCGGCCGACGTCCTGCCGACATCCGATATTTTCCCGGAAGTCGTGATGGCCGACAACAATGTGGTGGATGGCAAAACCTATGCCGTCACCGAAAAGTTTGGCTACAACACCATTTCGTTCGACAAGACCAAAGTTGATCCCAAGGACATGGAAGACATGTCGGTGATCTGGTCGGACAAATATGCCGGACGCATTGCTGTTTATGACTACTACCTGCCGGTGATCGGCCTTGTTGGGCTGGGTCTTGGCATTGATACGGCTGATCTTGGCGCGGACGACATGCCTGCGATCAAGGAAAAGCTGTTTGCGATGAAAAAGGTGTCCAAGCAGGTTGGCGAAGTCGTGTCCTCGCAAACCGCCCTTGCAACCGGTGAAGTCGATATCCTTGTCGGTGGCGGTGAATGGATCACGGCCGTGCTTTCCGAAGACAAACCCAACCTTGACTGGATCATCCCCAAACAGGGCGGCCTGCGTTGGGCGCAGTCGATCGGGGTGATGAAGGATTCTGAAAAGCCTGATCTAGCGTTGAAATTCGTTCAATACATCATGAGCCCCGAAGGACAGGCGCGCCTTGCGACCTCGTCTTGTTATTGGGGGATGCCGGCCAACGCCAAGGCGGGTGATAACCTGACCGATGCCCAGAAAGCAGCCCTTCGCTGGGATGATCAGGAAGGGTATCTCAAGAACTCCCAGCTTTATCCGATCCCGGATGCCGATCTTGATGCCGAGATGCAGGATGCCTGGGTCGAGATGCTTCAGCAGTAA